A part of Carettochelys insculpta isolate YL-2023 chromosome 1, ASM3395843v1, whole genome shotgun sequence genomic DNA contains:
- the C1QTNF6 gene encoding complement C1q tumor necrosis factor-related protein 6, translated as MIQLQAHVAFLVLPLFVLGAPADEPDPKEATTLPNSCRRCCDSLDSQGPSEATPGPAGRHASLYPMPEVRPYINITILKGDKGDRGEPGTPGKWGKEGPPGERGSQGQKGSKGQMGAPGDPCKHQYAAFSVGRKKALHSSEGYQALIFDTVFVNLYGHFDMFKGKFYCYTAGLYYFSLNVHTWNFKETYMHLMHNDQEQVILYAQPSDRSIMQSQSLMLELRENDEVWVRLYKRERENAIYSDDVDIYITFSGYLIKPSLE; from the exons ATGATTCAACTACAGGCTCACGTGGCCTTCCTCGTGCTCCCTCTCTTTGTGTTGGGGGCACCTGCTGATGAGCCTGATCCCAAAGAAGCAACAACCCTCCCAAATAGCTGCAGGCGCTGCTGCGACTCTCTGGATTCCCAGGGCCCCTCCGAGGCtacccctggccctgctgggcgCCATGCGTCACTCTACCCAATGCCGGAGGTCCGGCCCTACATCAACATCACCATACTGAAGG GAGACAAAGGAGATCGGGGGGAGCCTGGCACTCCAGGGAAATGGGGCAAAGAGGGGCCGCCAGGTGAGCGGGGCTCCCAGGGCCAGAAAGGCAGCAAGGGGCAGATGGGTGCTCCGGGGGATCCCTGCAAGCACCAGTATGCCGCTTTCTCGGTGGGCCGCAAGAAGGCGCTGCACAGCAGCGAGGGCTACCAGGCCCTGATCTTCGACACCGTCTTTGTCAACCTCTACGGCCACTTCGATATGTTCAAGGGCAAGTTCTACTGCTACACAGCTGGTCTCTACTACTTCAGCCTCAATGTCCACACCTGGAACTTCAAGGAGACCTACATGCACCTCATGCACAACGACCAGGAGCAGGTCATCCTGTACGCCCAGCCCAGCGACCGCAGCATCATGCAGAGCCAGAGCCTcatgctggagctgcgggagaaCGACGAGGTCTGGGTGCGCCTCTACAAGCGGGAGCGCGAGAATGCCATCTACAGCGATGATGTGGACATCTACATCACGTTCAGTGGCTACCTGATCAAGCCCAGCCTGGAATAA